In Edaphobacter paludis, a single window of DNA contains:
- a CDS encoding metalloregulator ArsR/SmtB family transcription factor — protein sequence MAAKRTFNIERLFQALGDNTRLRLLNLMGDQEICVCYFVEILGGPQPKISRHLAYLRSAGIISARREGRWMHYRIVMPPHLGASQILRQTLDWLQEDKGMQADRARLAKACCSPAKYALLEGAPLPTVIPQAPCETC from the coding sequence ATGGCAGCGAAGCGGACTTTTAACATAGAACGGCTCTTCCAGGCTCTCGGGGACAACACCCGCCTCCGGCTCCTGAACCTTATGGGCGATCAGGAGATTTGTGTGTGCTACTTCGTCGAGATTCTCGGCGGCCCCCAACCCAAGATCTCCCGCCACCTCGCTTACCTGCGCAGCGCTGGAATCATCTCGGCGCGGCGGGAAGGACGATGGATGCACTATCGCATCGTCATGCCACCGCATCTCGGCGCATCTCAGATTCTTCGGCAGACACTGGACTGGCTTCAGGAAGACAAGGGCATGCAGGCAGACAGGGCGCGACTCGCGAAGGCATGTTGCTCTCCGGCGAAGTACGCCCTCCTCGAAGGCGCACCGTTGCCCACAGTCATTCCTCAAGCACCCTGCGAGACCTGCTGA
- the arsM gene encoding arsenite methyltransferase has product MSEQLLDSVKSKYGAVAESTLSNDHAGVKAVAEAFGYSAEELTSIPAGANMGLSCGNPTATAHLKPGEVVVDLGSGGGLDVFLASRMVGPEGRAIGIDMTTAMIERARENAQKGGYTNVEFYQSTIDQIPLEDASVDCIISNCVINLAPDKPAVFREIARVLKPGGRVALSDIALKHDLPEAVAQSMAAYVGCIAGAILIDDYRAGLLAAGFQHVEIVDSEADLNAYAKVENQAGCCSPSMEVGSPFQVIGDACCTPATSEPSLHEELTTLLSQYDVNEAAASVKVYAIKPRVV; this is encoded by the coding sequence ATGTCGGAGCAGCTATTGGATTCGGTGAAGTCGAAGTACGGCGCGGTCGCAGAGAGCACGCTATCGAACGATCACGCAGGCGTGAAGGCGGTCGCGGAGGCCTTTGGCTACAGTGCAGAGGAACTGACTTCGATTCCCGCCGGGGCGAATATGGGACTCTCCTGCGGGAATCCCACGGCGACGGCGCACTTGAAGCCGGGTGAGGTTGTGGTCGATCTCGGCTCCGGTGGAGGTCTCGATGTGTTTCTTGCATCTCGGATGGTGGGCCCGGAGGGACGCGCTATCGGCATTGATATGACGACGGCGATGATCGAGCGTGCGCGTGAGAATGCACAGAAGGGCGGTTATACCAATGTGGAGTTCTACCAATCCACCATTGACCAGATCCCGCTCGAGGATGCTTCTGTCGATTGCATCATCTCGAATTGCGTCATCAATCTCGCACCGGATAAGCCAGCCGTCTTCCGCGAGATTGCGCGAGTCTTGAAGCCGGGTGGCCGCGTCGCCTTGAGCGACATTGCGCTGAAGCACGATCTGCCTGAAGCGGTCGCGCAGAGCATGGCGGCTTATGTCGGCTGCATTGCCGGGGCGATTTTGATTGACGACTATCGTGCCGGGCTGCTCGCAGCCGGATTTCAGCATGTGGAAATTGTGGATAGCGAAGCCGATTTGAACGCATATGCCAAGGTCGAGAATCAGGCAGGTTGTTGCTCGCCGAGCATGGAAGTTGGCAGCCCCTTCCAGGTGATCGGAGATGCTTGTTGCACACCGGCAACGAGCGAGCCTTCGTTGCACGAGGAGCTGACGACGCTTCTCTCGCAGTATGACGTGAACGAAGCGGCGGCCAGCGTGAAGGTTTACGCTATCAAACCTCGGGTCGTATAG
- a CDS encoding acetylxylan esterase produces the protein MGQSIEAASSSPRPVPFTSEQDHQNMMDQLGIKALRPGPSGDEKAPNHANYDESKANPYPDLPDSLTLNDGGKVTTPQMWWEKRRPEIVAMYERYVYGRIPKEVPTVKWSVTAVDHERIGFTPVIAKDLVGQVDNSSYPAISVKIHMTLVTPANAKGPVPVLVMFGRAGFPAPHEPSGDDFDRINAAWKALLVQQDPSLKEVFANHPAWQPVKATPFQFPALNADGGLPNTWQLAAAGWGFALLDPASVQADDGAGMTRGIIGLVNKGQPRKPEDWGALRAWGWGAGRALDYLVTDPSVDAKHVGIEGVSRYGKAALVTMAFDQRFAMVLVGSSGKGGATPLRRNYGEAVESLTGGEYYWMAGDFMKYGASEASFGSKTPGDIPVDSNELIALCAPRLTFISYGIPEKGDAHWLDHEGSFMATVDASRVFTLLGAKGLDVEGDYHTAKMPPVNQGFLSGKLAWRQHDGGHTDAPNMKYFIEWTDKFIGHTPPQ, from the coding sequence ATGGGCCAGAGCATCGAGGCTGCTTCCAGTTCACCGCGCCCGGTCCCTTTTACGTCGGAGCAAGATCATCAGAACATGATGGACCAGCTCGGCATCAAGGCGCTGCGTCCGGGGCCGAGCGGCGATGAGAAGGCACCGAACCACGCTAACTATGATGAGTCGAAGGCCAATCCATATCCTGATCTTCCCGATTCTCTGACATTGAACGATGGCGGGAAGGTCACGACTCCGCAGATGTGGTGGGAGAAGCGCCGTCCTGAGATCGTGGCGATGTATGAGAGGTATGTCTACGGCCGCATCCCTAAAGAGGTGCCCACGGTGAAGTGGAGCGTCACTGCGGTCGATCACGAGAGGATCGGCTTTACTCCCGTCATCGCCAAGGATCTGGTTGGGCAGGTCGACAACTCTTCTTATCCTGCTATCAGCGTCAAGATCCACATGACGTTGGTTACGCCGGCAAACGCGAAGGGACCTGTTCCCGTTCTCGTGATGTTTGGTCGCGCCGGTTTTCCCGCACCGCATGAGCCTTCGGGCGACGACTTTGACCGCATCAACGCGGCATGGAAGGCGCTTCTTGTGCAGCAGGACCCTTCCTTGAAAGAGGTCTTTGCAAATCATCCCGCCTGGCAGCCGGTTAAGGCTACGCCCTTTCAATTTCCGGCACTGAATGCGGACGGTGGTCTGCCCAACACCTGGCAGTTGGCCGCAGCGGGCTGGGGTTTCGCGCTGCTCGACCCGGCCAGCGTGCAGGCTGACGACGGCGCTGGAATGACGCGCGGCATCATCGGTCTGGTCAACAAGGGGCAGCCGCGCAAGCCGGAAGACTGGGGCGCGCTGCGGGCGTGGGGCTGGGGTGCGGGGCGTGCTCTCGACTACCTCGTGACCGATCCCTCGGTCGACGCAAAACATGTCGGCATCGAAGGCGTCTCGCGCTACGGCAAAGCTGCTTTGGTAACTATGGCGTTCGATCAGCGCTTCGCTATGGTTCTTGTCGGCTCCTCCGGCAAGGGTGGGGCTACGCCGCTGCGCCGTAATTATGGTGAAGCGGTCGAAAGCCTCACCGGCGGCGAGTACTACTGGATGGCTGGAGACTTCATGAAGTACGGCGCATCCGAGGCCAGCTTTGGCAGCAAGACGCCGGGAGATATTCCTGTCGATTCGAATGAACTCATCGCGTTGTGTGCGCCCCGGCTGACGTTTATCAGCTATGGGATTCCCGAGAAGGGCGACGCCCACTGGCTCGACCATGAGGGCAGCTTTATGGCGACGGTGGATGCGAGCCGGGTGTTTACGCTGCTTGGCGCCAAAGGCCTCGATGTGGAAGGGGACTATCATACGGCGAAGATGCCGCCGGTGAATCAGGGGTTCCTCTCTGGAAAGCTCGCGTGGCGACAGCATGACGGCGGGCACACCGATGCGCCGAACATGAAGTATTTCATCGAGTGGACGGACAAGTTTATCGGTCACACTCCGCCGCAATAG
- a CDS encoding arsenate reductase ArsC has product MYKVIFACVHNAGRSQMAAAFFNHLADPQKAEAISAGTEPGLRVHPEVLTVMQEVGIDLSGARPQRLTEALAREAQLLITMGCGDQCPYVEGLRRDDWPLPDPKGRPLDEVRAVRDDIRSRVSALLNTEGLGKA; this is encoded by the coding sequence ATGTACAAGGTAATCTTTGCGTGCGTCCACAACGCGGGGCGCTCACAGATGGCGGCAGCTTTCTTCAATCACCTCGCCGACCCGCAAAAAGCGGAAGCAATATCTGCCGGTACTGAGCCCGGGCTGCGGGTGCATCCCGAAGTGCTGACAGTTATGCAGGAAGTTGGCATCGACCTAAGCGGTGCCAGGCCTCAAAGGCTGACCGAGGCCTTGGCGCGGGAAGCGCAACTGCTCATTACGATGGGCTGCGGGGATCAATGCCCCTATGTTGAAGGGCTGCGCCGCGATGATTGGCCGCTGCCCGATCCTAAAGGACGGCCCCTCGATGAAGTCCGCGCTGTGCGCGACGACATTCGAAGCCGGGTTTCAGCACTGCTGAATACAGAGGGTTTAGGTAAAGCTTAG